The genomic window AATATTAATAGTTGCGAGATTGTTCAGCGAATCTGGGGCATTACATATAATTTTCGTTAACAGGTGAACCTCAGTATGGCAAACACGCCTCAACGTTACCTTGAAAAAATCCGAGAAGCGAAAGAAAAACAGCTTAAAGAATTAGATTTAAGCAATCATTGGAATACTCTAACAGAGATTCCTGCTGAGGTATTTGAACTGGGATGGTTGGAGGTATTGAATTTAAGCGGCAATCAATTAACGACGCTGCCAGAAGCGATCGCCCGCCTGCAACAACTCACTTCCCTGGATTTAAGCTACAACCAATTAACGACGCTGCCAGAAGCGATCGCCCGCCTGCAACAACTCACTTCCCTGGATTTAAGCTACAACCAATTAACGACGCTGCCAGAAGCGATCGCCCGCCTGCAACAACTCACTTCCCTGGATTTAAGCGATAACCAATTAACGACGCTGCCAGAAGCAATCGCCCACCTGCAACAACTCACTTCCCTGGATTTAAGCAATAACCAATTAACGACACTGCCAAAAGCGATCGCCCGCCTGGAACAACTCACTTCCCTGGATTTAAGGGGCAACCAATTAACGACGCTACCAGAAGCGATCGCCCGCCTGGAACAACTCACTTTCCTGGATTTAAGGGGCGACCAATTAACGACGCTGCCAGAAGCGATCACCCGCCTACAACAACTCACTTTCCTGGATTTAAGCTTCAACAAATTAACGGCGCTGCCAGAAGCGATCGCCCGCCTGGAACAACTCACTTCCCTGGATTTAAGGGGCAACCAATTAACGACACTGCCAGAAGCGATCGCCCGCCTGGAACAACTCACTTCCCTGTATTTAAGCTTCAACAAATTAACGGCGCTGCCAGAAGCGATCGCCCGCCTGGAACAACTCACTTCCCTGGATTTAAGGGGCAACTCCATTGAAAAGCCACCACCAGAAATTGTTGTAAAAGGTATTGCGGCAATTAGGGATTATTTCCGGCAACTGAAAGCAGAAGGCACAGATTATCTGTATGAAGCAAAGTTACTAATTGTCGGCGAAGGAGGCGCAGGTAAGACAACACTAGCGAAAAAGATTGAAGACCGAAATTATCAACTCCGAGAGGAAGACTCTACGAAGGGAATTGAGGTGATCCAGTGGCGTTTCCCAATGGAAAATGAGCGAGAATTTCGAGTCAATATCTGGGATTTTGGGGGGCAAGAGATTTACCATGCTACTCACCAGTTTTTCCTCACCAAGCGTTCCCTCTATGTCTTAGTGGCAGATACTCGCAAAGAAGACACGGATTTTTATTACTGGTTGAATGTAGTAGAACTGTTGAGTGATAACAGTCCGCTGCTAATCATCAAAAATGAGAAGCAAAACCGCCACAGAGAAATCAATGAACGTGAGTTACGGGGGCAGTTTACTAATCTGAAAGAAACTTTACCAACAAACCTTGCTACTAACAGAGGTTTAGAACAAGTTTTAGAACAAATTAAGCATTACGTTAAAAATCTACCCCATATTGGCAGTCCCCTCCCAAAAACCTGGGTTAGAGTTCGGGAAGCTTTGGAGAGGGACGCACGCAATTACATCAGCTTGGATGAATACCTGAATATCTGCCAACAAAATGGGTTCACTCAAAGAAATGACAAGTTGCAGCTGAGTAGCTATCTGCACGATTTGGGAGTATGCTTGCACTTCCAAGAAGACCCACTTTTGAATAAGACTGTCATCCTTAAACCCAAGTGGGGTACTGATGCAGTCTACAAAGTGCTGGATAATGAAAAGGTGATTCGCAACCTGGGTAGTTTCACAGGGTCTGACTTGGCAAACATCTGGTGTGAAGACGAATACGCCACGATGCATTATGAACTCTTGCGCCTGATGATCAATTTCAAGCTGTGCTACGAAATTCCTAGAAGCAAAGGAAATTATATTGCCCCACAATTGCTATCTGCCAATCAACGCCCATATAACTGGGATGAAACCAACAACCTGATTCTGCGTTACACTTACGAGTTCATGCCCAAGGGCATCATTACCCAGTTCATCGCCGCCATGCATGAGTTTATTACTGAACAAAAATGTGTCTGGAAAAGCGGCGTCCTTCTCAGCAAAGACCAGACAAAGGCAGAGGTGATTGAATATTACAGCAAGCGGGAGATTAGGATTCGATTGTCAGGTCGTCACAAAAGAGATTTGATGACCGAAGTTACGCTTAAACTCGATGAAATTCATGCCTCGTACCAGCGACTAAAGTACGACAAGTTAATTCCCTGTGATTGCTACACCTGCAAAGATAGCCAAGAGCCATACTTTTATCTATTTGAAAACTTAAAAAAACGTATTTCAGACAAAAAATATGAAGTCGAATGTAATAAGAGTTATCAAACAGTTCATGTCTTGGGCTTAATTGATGATGTAATGGGCAGAAGTGAGTCACTTAAAGCAGAAGAGCAGATGGGTGGCGATTTTCTGCCTAATTCCTCTGTCACAATTGAAGGAAATATTGGAACAATTAATGTAATTCAGCCATCAAAGCAAGAGAATAATTTTATGACAGAACCATCTAAACAGGAAGAAAATTCTAAACCAGAAGTGCAGGTTACGCTTCCGTTTGCGTTTAGAAATGGAATGTTCTATTTATTTGTATTTGTAGTTGTATTTTGTCTAATTGCATTTTTTGGTGGTTCGCTACCATTTCATTATCTAGCTTTAACAATTATTGGCACAGCAATATTTATCGTTTTAATAGGCGTTCTGCAACTCCGCCAAGATAACCGCCTATCTGAAAAATCTTTTGTAGATTTGACAAAAATGGTACTGGAACAGTTGCCTTTAATTGGCAATATTATTAAGCAGTTTCAAGGCAATAAATAAAAGCAATAAATAAAAGGCGAATGGAATTCGCGGCTATACAAACAAAGTCCGCCTCCCCGGACTAAGGAAAAATTGAGGGATTGAAACCCACGAAGGTGGGTTTTGCCTGTGTAGACGCGGTTTCTAACCGCCCTTTTCACTTGCAACGAATTACGATTACTGTTCTTCGCTCTTTTCCTGAAGGAGCGATCGCCAATCTGCGATCGCCTTTTCTGTCCACAGCCAATTTTTAGCTAATTTATCTACCTGGAAATTTACTGGATCAGACTTAACTACCATTTGCCGCAACTTGATCGCTTCCTTGAGATATTGTGTCTGCTTACCATTAGATTGAGTAAGTGCAGATTTATACAATCCGAGAGCTAAACCAGCATAGGAAGTTAAAGCATCCTGAGGCACTGCTGCCTTTGTGGATCTTGATTGTGTGTTCTGCTCTTTGAGAGCTAAATTCAAAGCTTTGAACCAAGAATCATTACCTCGATTCAGATTGCCTTCTGTGTAGTAAGCAAATCCCAAGGCGTTATTATACAAAGGCGATTCTGGTTTAGCTTTTGCAGCAGTTTCCCAGTAACGGCGGGCATCATCGACGCTATAGTTATTGTCTCCAGTTTGGATAGACTGCCACGCTAATCGTCCTTTGTAAAAGTTGACAGATGGATCGTCAGCTTGTTTATTTGGAACTAGTTTAAGGGCAGTATCAGCCGCAGCCAGTGCGCCACGATTGAGTAGTTCTTCTACAGCCAATAACCCACCTTCCAAGTCGCCCTGGCTCAATTTTTCAGTGGCGGTGGTGGTGACAATCCCAGTCGCTGCTGTCTGTAAGTCGATATTTTGCTGCTTTTGAATCGGTAAAGACTGGGTGGGAATTGCTGGTATGTTAGGTAGAGTTACTTGGTGTCGATTTTGCCACCACCAATTTAAACCGATCGCAGCGGCTAAGGCACTGATCCCCATAATACCCACAATCGGCCACAGCTTGCGGCGTTGGGTACGAGGTCTTGGTGGGACTGGTTGCGGGGCTGGTTGCGAACGTAAAAAATCAGCAGAATTTTGCCAATTTCCTTCAAGGTTCCCAGCAGTTGGAAGTGGCGGCGGTGGAACTTCTCCCCACAAATCTGCTTCCTCTTCTGGGGAAGTCATTTCCTCTGAAACCTGGCTTTGGTGAAGACTATTTTCTCGAATCTGTTCATCCGGTTCAGTTGGAGTTTTTTGGTTATCTAACTGACGAAATAAATCCGAAACTAT from Nostoc sp. UHCC 0926 includes these protein-coding regions:
- a CDS encoding COR domain-containing protein is translated as MANTPQRYLEKIREAKEKQLKELDLSNHWNTLTEIPAEVFELGWLEVLNLSGNQLTTLPEAIARLQQLTSLDLSYNQLTTLPEAIARLQQLTSLDLSYNQLTTLPEAIARLQQLTSLDLSDNQLTTLPEAIAHLQQLTSLDLSNNQLTTLPKAIARLEQLTSLDLRGNQLTTLPEAIARLEQLTFLDLRGDQLTTLPEAITRLQQLTFLDLSFNKLTALPEAIARLEQLTSLDLRGNQLTTLPEAIARLEQLTSLYLSFNKLTALPEAIARLEQLTSLDLRGNSIEKPPPEIVVKGIAAIRDYFRQLKAEGTDYLYEAKLLIVGEGGAGKTTLAKKIEDRNYQLREEDSTKGIEVIQWRFPMENEREFRVNIWDFGGQEIYHATHQFFLTKRSLYVLVADTRKEDTDFYYWLNVVELLSDNSPLLIIKNEKQNRHREINERELRGQFTNLKETLPTNLATNRGLEQVLEQIKHYVKNLPHIGSPLPKTWVRVREALERDARNYISLDEYLNICQQNGFTQRNDKLQLSSYLHDLGVCLHFQEDPLLNKTVILKPKWGTDAVYKVLDNEKVIRNLGSFTGSDLANIWCEDEYATMHYELLRLMINFKLCYEIPRSKGNYIAPQLLSANQRPYNWDETNNLILRYTYEFMPKGIITQFIAAMHEFITEQKCVWKSGVLLSKDQTKAEVIEYYSKREIRIRLSGRHKRDLMTEVTLKLDEIHASYQRLKYDKLIPCDCYTCKDSQEPYFYLFENLKKRISDKKYEVECNKSYQTVHVLGLIDDVMGRSESLKAEEQMGGDFLPNSSVTIEGNIGTINVIQPSKQENNFMTEPSKQEENSKPEVQVTLPFAFRNGMFYLFVFVVVFCLIAFFGGSLPFHYLALTIIGTAIFIVLIGVLQLRQDNRLSEKSFVDLTKMVLEQLPLIGNIIKQFQGNK